Proteins encoded together in one Polaribacter reichenbachii window:
- a CDS encoding helix-turn-helix transcriptional regulator, with amino-acid sequence MEVLEHFKIEPYKADGIVYHVDTCLPLIDAFDRKKLKFKALARHSYPGDRLDDNTLGLNSMGYWDANEPQDWGLDWHRNEGIEFHFLESGSMPYSQEGKEVLLTPNYLTITRPWEAHKVGNPNIGMGKFYWVILDLGVRRPHQDWVWPDWITLTDTDLAELTMILRHNEKSILKADQRVRACFKRINTAINTDDNGSNASRIRLLINYLLILILDLLKTEDIVLNEALTDSSRSVEFFLKELDKNVSENWTIEKMAQSAGVGLTRFTHHCKQLTNLTPMRYLSIKRLEMAKKILEKQPELTVTEIAYMCGFATSQYFSTVFKKHEKCSPNQYKTRFLKS; translated from the coding sequence ATGGAAGTGTTAGAGCATTTTAAGATAGAACCTTATAAAGCAGACGGAATTGTATATCACGTAGATACTTGTTTGCCACTTATTGATGCTTTTGATCGAAAAAAGTTAAAATTTAAAGCATTGGCTAGACATTCTTATCCAGGAGATCGTTTAGATGATAACACGCTTGGTTTGAATAGTATGGGGTATTGGGATGCCAACGAGCCTCAAGATTGGGGTTTAGATTGGCATAGAAATGAAGGTATAGAATTTCATTTTTTAGAATCTGGTTCTATGCCATATTCACAAGAAGGTAAAGAGGTTTTGCTAACACCAAATTATTTAACGATTACACGTCCTTGGGAAGCTCATAAAGTTGGAAATCCAAATATTGGAATGGGAAAATTTTATTGGGTAATTTTAGATTTAGGCGTCCGTAGACCTCATCAAGACTGGGTTTGGCCAGATTGGATAACTTTAACAGATACAGATTTAGCTGAGTTAACAATGATTTTAAGGCACAATGAAAAATCAATTTTAAAAGCAGATCAAAGAGTTAGAGCTTGTTTTAAAAGAATAAATACAGCTATTAATACAGATGATAATGGAAGTAATGCTTCTCGAATTCGTTTGCTGATTAATTACTTATTAATCTTAATTTTAGACTTGTTAAAAACAGAAGATATTGTTTTAAATGAGGCGTTAACAGATAGTTCTAGAAGTGTAGAATTCTTTTTAAAAGAATTAGATAAAAATGTGTCAGAAAACTGGACTATAGAAAAAATGGCGCAATCTGCAGGAGTTGGTCTTACAAGATTTACACATCACTGTAAGCAGCTTACAAATTTAACGCCTATGAGATATCTTAGTATTAAGCGATTAGAAATGGCAAAAAAAATACTAGAAAAACAGCCAGAATTAACGGTTACAGAAATTGCATATATGTGTGGTTTTGCAACAAGTCAGTATTTTTCTACAGTGTTTAAAAAGCACGAAAAATGTTCGCCAAATCAATATAAAACTAGATTTTTAAAATCTTAA
- a CDS encoding auracyanin family protein — protein MQKLKTILVVALVLCIDQVFFGQSKSIKEKEAEFYKIVDVPIPADVKLEVGGLAFTDDDKLGVSTRRGEVWLIDKPYGQSPKYKLFANGLHEALGLAYREGNFYLSQRGELTKLVDKNGDDEADLYKTIFSWPLSGNYHDYSYGPKFTENGDMIVTLNLSWQGGGKSTVRWRGWMLKITQDGKMTPIATGLRSPAGFNINPEGDIFYTENQGDWVGSGRMTHLEVGDFAGHPEGLKWSNDPLSPLTLKPEDIEDNSGLTLYEYSKKEKEVKAPAIWLPHTILGISTSDILYDTTKGKFGPFEGQQFIGDQGHSKIMRVYMEKVNGVYQGAAFPFREGFSSGILRMIWGSDNSMFVGMTSRGWASTGKKEYGLQRLEWTGKTPFEIKTMKAQNDGFELEFTKPINKEQAEDVSNYNMATFTYKYYKTYGSPIVDQQKAMIHKAEVSEDGLTVKLTVHGMRLGFIHQLEIPKLTANTGEKLLHKKAYYTLNEVPGGELKSVQMEMKKSDKKIEQPKRTTSMPHEWGEAGADEKVTIGTIPGLKYDVEEITISRNRKIELTLNNNDDMIHNIVITKQGKETPLKVGEMALKLGLDGPDLNYVPFSDLVIAHSGTVGPEGSETIYFTSPSKAGEYWIVCTFPGHSFTMRTKLIVK, from the coding sequence ATGCAAAAATTAAAAACAATTTTAGTAGTAGCACTAGTTTTATGTATTGATCAAGTTTTTTTTGGTCAATCTAAATCTATCAAAGAAAAAGAAGCAGAATTTTATAAAATAGTAGATGTACCCATTCCTGCTGATGTTAAATTAGAAGTAGGTGGTTTAGCGTTTACAGATGATGATAAATTAGGCGTTTCTACAAGGCGTGGTGAAGTTTGGTTGATAGACAAACCTTATGGACAATCGCCAAAATACAAGCTATTTGCTAATGGTTTACACGAAGCTTTAGGTTTAGCTTATAGAGAAGGTAATTTCTATTTATCTCAACGTGGTGAGTTAACAAAATTAGTAGATAAAAATGGAGATGATGAAGCTGATCTTTACAAAACTATTTTTTCTTGGCCTTTATCTGGTAATTATCACGATTACTCTTATGGTCCAAAATTTACAGAAAATGGAGATATGATTGTAACTCTAAATTTATCTTGGCAAGGTGGAGGAAAAAGTACAGTAAGATGGCGTGGTTGGATGTTAAAAATAACTCAAGATGGTAAAATGACACCAATTGCAACAGGCTTAAGATCTCCTGCAGGATTTAACATAAATCCAGAAGGTGATATTTTTTATACCGAAAACCAAGGAGATTGGGTTGGTTCTGGTAGGATGACGCATTTAGAAGTTGGTGATTTTGCTGGGCATCCAGAAGGTTTAAAATGGAGCAACGATCCATTATCTCCTTTAACTTTAAAACCTGAAGACATTGAAGATAACTCTGGTTTAACATTATACGAATATTCTAAAAAAGAAAAAGAAGTAAAAGCACCAGCAATTTGGCTTCCACACACCATTTTGGGTATTTCTACTTCAGATATTTTATATGATACAACCAAAGGTAAATTTGGTCCTTTTGAAGGACAACAGTTTATTGGAGATCAAGGTCACAGTAAAATTATGCGTGTGTATATGGAAAAGGTAAATGGTGTTTATCAAGGTGCTGCTTTTCCTTTTAGAGAAGGATTTTCATCTGGAATTTTAAGAATGATTTGGGGTAGTGATAATAGTATGTTTGTTGGTATGACAAGCAGAGGTTGGGCATCAACAGGTAAAAAAGAATACGGTTTACAACGTTTAGAATGGACAGGTAAAACGCCTTTCGAAATTAAAACAATGAAAGCTCAGAATGATGGTTTTGAATTAGAATTCACAAAACCTATCAACAAAGAACAAGCAGAAGATGTTTCTAATTATAATATGGCAACGTTTACTTATAAGTATTATAAAACGTATGGAAGTCCAATTGTAGATCAACAAAAAGCAATGATTCATAAAGCTGAAGTTTCTGAAGATGGTTTAACTGTAAAACTTACTGTTCACGGAATGCGTTTAGGATTTATTCATCAATTAGAAATTCCGAAATTAACAGCTAACACAGGCGAAAAATTATTACATAAAAAAGCCTATTACACGTTAAATGAAGTTCCTGGTGGCGAGTTAAAATCGGTGCAAATGGAAATGAAAAAATCTGACAAAAAAATCGAGCAACCAAAACGAACTACTTCTATGCCTCACGAATGGGGAGAAGCTGGCGCAGATGAAAAAGTTACCATTGGTACAATACCTGGATTAAAATACGATGTAGAAGAAATTACCATAAGCAGAAACAGAAAAATTGAATTAACATTAAATAATAATGATGATATGATTCATAATATTGTAATTACAAAACAAGGCAAGGAAACACCTTTAAAAGTTGGTGAAATGGCGCTTAAATTAGGTCTTGATGGTCCAGATTTAAACTATGTTCCTTTTAGTGATTTAGTAATTGCACATTCTGGAACTGTTGGCCCAGAAGGTTCAGAAACGATTTACTTTACATCGCCAAGTAAAGCTGGTGAATATTGGATAGTTTGTACTTTTCCCGGTCATTCATTTACAATGAGAACCAAATTAATTGTAAAATAA
- a CDS encoding TonB-dependent receptor produces MTNPKIKFAFLFFTFLSFLSYAQVKISGKIENNNQEPIENAAILLNPSDKATTSDASGEFTFNNITSGNYKVSILVLGYKKLIQEIEVKNVDLNLNFTIEVDVLNLESVVITGTFDPRLSLESSTSISVLNQKDIQQNYPQGTASLLQNISGTFTDTSAGEVYTKVYTRGISASAEDDMGWYYVSLQEDGLPVSLIQHSYYSPDLFQRADLMTERVEAIRGGSSAITAMNAPGGIYNFKSRGIQQEFGGQIQASRGFQGGDNAMERIDAVLSGSFGNDWFFNIGGHYRRDDGARDADFKFSKGGQLKFNIIKKTDKGSFKFYGKFLDDYTNRYTGVAATNWDNPTAAFGQDFRNTSLLMPDFDGSIPDGRNLANNGKINFNPSQGVYAKDIAFGFDFSREFGNNWSIKNNLKYSSKKANWQTSISNAFVSLSNPLAYFITGAQFPVGQIVFNDAQSGAEVARVDNSGILTGQPFQYISGSLPNDAIMGTSAWYKDNNSDEFMNQLILRKKTKKHDINLGSSLGYANTTHFTSGTFGFVTYEPSPRMLAVTLENPGQPTIALSDSNGLSNYGGLFFVNAEAKVLQLAAFANDRWSISDKIHLDLGLRYETINHKGSKDRFAPFSQNGGIDGNATTDYDNGVLTSTGDQDNFDYNYKYLSYSAAINYKVDENTAIFGRFSKGNKAPELNYYFNNFSNVPINQKGTIQKVIQTEVGLKLNAKQFAFTGTAFWSKLKDVGIANFEFDDSNNSIFYTPILFNSSDTYGFEWESVYTPFNFWKFSFNGVLQNPKATDWKIYDAAGSVDTSDDSVIDYSGNTLPFNPKLMFNLGTDFQKNKVSAFLKWQYLGKRQGNVANGFELASYSVFNFGTGYKINKNLSANLMVTNLFNSDGLANFFGDNSFGANANGATPEFVAANPDDSFIVFPVLRRRLLLKLNYSF; encoded by the coding sequence ATGACTAACCCAAAAATTAAATTTGCTTTTTTATTCTTTACATTCCTTAGTTTCTTGTCTTATGCACAAGTAAAAATTTCTGGAAAAATTGAAAACAACAATCAAGAACCTATAGAAAATGCTGCTATTCTGCTAAACCCTTCAGATAAAGCTACAACATCTGATGCATCAGGAGAATTTACCTTTAATAATATTACATCTGGCAACTATAAGGTTTCTATCTTAGTTTTAGGTTATAAAAAATTAATACAAGAAATAGAAGTTAAAAATGTAGATTTAAATTTAAACTTTACTATTGAAGTTGATGTTTTAAATTTAGAATCTGTAGTAATTACAGGTACTTTTGACCCAAGGTTAAGTTTAGAGTCTAGTACATCTATAAGTGTTTTAAATCAAAAAGACATTCAACAGAATTATCCACAAGGAACTGCAAGTTTATTACAAAATATTTCTGGAACTTTTACAGATACTTCTGCAGGTGAAGTGTACACCAAAGTATATACAAGAGGAATTTCTGCTTCTGCAGAAGACGATATGGGTTGGTATTATGTTTCTTTACAAGAAGATGGTTTGCCTGTAAGTTTAATTCAGCATTCTTATTATAGTCCAGATTTATTTCAGAGAGCAGATTTAATGACAGAAAGAGTTGAAGCGATTCGTGGTGGAAGTTCTGCAATTACAGCAATGAATGCTCCTGGTGGAATTTATAATTTTAAATCGAGAGGAATTCAGCAAGAATTTGGAGGACAAATACAAGCTTCTAGAGGTTTTCAAGGTGGTGATAATGCTATGGAAAGAATTGATGCTGTTTTAAGTGGCTCTTTTGGAAACGATTGGTTTTTTAACATTGGTGGTCATTACAGAAGAGATGATGGAGCAAGAGATGCTGATTTTAAATTCAGTAAAGGAGGTCAATTAAAATTTAATATCATTAAAAAAACAGACAAAGGAAGCTTTAAATTTTATGGTAAATTCTTAGATGATTATACCAATCGTTACACAGGTGTTGCAGCTACAAATTGGGATAATCCTACAGCTGCTTTTGGTCAAGATTTTAGAAATACTTCTTTGTTAATGCCCGATTTTGATGGTAGCATTCCTGATGGAAGAAACCTTGCCAATAATGGTAAAATTAATTTTAATCCATCTCAAGGAGTTTACGCAAAAGACATTGCTTTTGGTTTTGATTTTTCTAGAGAATTTGGTAATAATTGGTCAATTAAAAACAACTTAAAGTATTCATCAAAAAAAGCAAATTGGCAAACTTCTATTAGCAACGCTTTTGTTTCTTTAAGCAATCCTTTAGCATATTTTATAACTGGCGCACAGTTTCCTGTTGGACAAATCGTTTTTAATGATGCGCAATCTGGTGCAGAAGTTGCAAGAGTAGATAATTCTGGAATTCTTACAGGCCAGCCTTTTCAATACATTAGTGGTTCTTTACCAAATGATGCAATTATGGGTACTTCTGCTTGGTACAAAGACAATAATTCTGATGAGTTTATGAATCAATTAATCCTTAGAAAAAAGACAAAAAAACACGACATTAATTTAGGTTCTTCTTTAGGTTATGCAAATACAACACATTTTACATCTGGTACTTTTGGCTTTGTTACTTATGAGCCAAGTCCGAGAATGTTAGCAGTTACTTTAGAAAATCCAGGGCAACCTACAATAGCACTTTCAGATAGCAATGGTTTAAGTAATTATGGTGGATTATTCTTTGTAAATGCAGAAGCAAAAGTATTACAATTGGCTGCTTTTGCAAACGATCGTTGGTCTATTTCTGATAAAATTCACTTAGATTTAGGTTTACGATATGAAACAATAAATCATAAGGGTAGTAAAGATCGTTTTGCTCCTTTTTCTCAAAATGGAGGTATAGATGGCAATGCTACTACTGATTATGATAATGGTGTTTTAACCTCTACAGGAGACCAAGATAATTTTGATTACAATTATAAATACTTGTCTTATTCTGCTGCAATTAATTATAAAGTTGATGAAAATACCGCCATTTTTGGAAGATTTTCTAAAGGAAACAAAGCACCAGAATTAAACTATTATTTCAACAATTTTTCTAATGTGCCTATCAACCAAAAAGGAACAATTCAAAAAGTAATTCAAACTGAAGTTGGTCTTAAACTTAATGCAAAGCAATTTGCTTTTACGGGTACTGCATTTTGGAGTAAATTAAAAGACGTAGGTATTGCAAATTTTGAATTTGACGACTCAAATAATAGCATTTTTTACACGCCAATTCTTTTCAATTCTTCTGATACTTATGGTTTTGAATGGGAAAGTGTTTATACGCCTTTCAATTTTTGGAAGTTTAGTTTTAATGGAGTTCTACAAAACCCAAAAGCTACAGATTGGAAAATTTACGATGCAGCTGGTAGTGTTGATACTTCTGATGATTCAGTAATCGACTATTCTGGAAACACACTTCCTTTTAATCCAAAGTTAATGTTTAATTTAGGAACTGATTTTCAAAAAAATAAAGTTTCTGCATTTTTAAAATGGCAATATTTAGGTAAAAGACAAGGTAATGTTGCTAACGGATTTGAATTAGCAAGCTACAGTGTTTTTAATTTTGGTACGGGTTATAAAATCAACAAAAACTTATCTGCAAATTTAATGGTTACCAACCTTTTTAACTCTGATGGTTTGGCAAACTTTTTTGGTGATAATAGTTTTGGAGCTAATGCCAATGGAGCAACCCCAGAGTTTGTTGCTGCAAATCCGGATGATAGTTTTATCGTTTTCCCTGTTTTAAGAAGACGCTTATTGTTAAAGTTGAATTACAGCTTCTAA
- a CDS encoding Gfo/Idh/MocA family protein yields the protein MSRKLRMGMIGGGIGSFIGDVHRKAAAIDGMIDLVCGAFSSNADKSIQSGKDLFLAENRCYASFKEMILTEKQLLEDVKMDFVAIVTPNHMHFEPAKLALENGFHVVCDKPMTLTIEQALELEEVQKKSGKLFALTHNYTGHPMVKQAKAMVANGDLGEIRKIQVQYLQGWLSTSVEKTGQKQASWRTDPKKSGIGGALGDIGTHAENLVEYITGLKIDEIAADLGVFGDDRVLDDDGNLLLRMENGAKGTMSISQIALGEENNLAIKVYGKKGSLEWHQENPNELITHWLEEPVKIFTPNGNDLYPEALNVSRIPAGHPEGYLEAFATIYKNFATHLMAVKNNEIIEKPDYPTIKDGVRGMQFIYAAVSSDKNNAAWTTL from the coding sequence ATGAGTAGAAAATTGAGAATGGGAATGATTGGTGGAGGAATTGGTTCTTTTATAGGTGATGTGCATAGAAAAGCAGCAGCTATAGATGGAATGATCGATTTAGTTTGTGGTGCATTTAGTAGTAATGCTGATAAATCAATTCAATCTGGTAAAGATTTGTTTTTAGCAGAGAATAGATGTTATGCTAGTTTTAAAGAGATGATTTTAACAGAAAAACAACTTCTTGAAGATGTTAAAATGGATTTTGTTGCTATTGTTACTCCAAATCATATGCATTTTGAACCAGCAAAATTAGCCTTAGAAAATGGATTTCATGTGGTTTGTGATAAACCAATGACTTTAACTATAGAGCAAGCTTTAGAGTTAGAGGAAGTTCAAAAAAAATCGGGTAAGCTTTTTGCATTAACGCATAATTACACAGGTCATCCTATGGTTAAACAAGCAAAAGCGATGGTAGCTAATGGAGATTTGGGTGAAATTAGAAAAATTCAAGTTCAGTATTTACAAGGTTGGTTATCAACATCCGTAGAAAAAACAGGGCAAAAACAGGCTTCTTGGAGAACAGATCCTAAAAAATCTGGAATAGGAGGTGCTTTAGGTGATATTGGTACACACGCAGAAAATCTAGTAGAATATATTACAGGTTTAAAGATTGATGAAATTGCTGCAGATTTAGGTGTTTTTGGTGATGATAGAGTTTTAGATGATGATGGAAACCTATTATTAAGGATGGAAAATGGCGCAAAAGGAACAATGTCTATTTCTCAAATTGCTTTGGGCGAAGAAAATAATTTAGCGATTAAAGTGTATGGTAAAAAAGGAAGTTTAGAGTGGCATCAAGAAAATCCGAATGAATTAATAACACATTGGTTAGAAGAGCCTGTAAAAATATTTACGCCAAATGGGAATGATTTATATCCAGAAGCTTTAAATGTTTCTAGAATTCCTGCTGGTCATCCTGAAGGATATTTAGAAGCTTTTGCAACGATATATAAAAACTTCGCAACGCATTTAATGGCTGTAAAGAATAATGAGATTATCGAAAAACCAGATTACCCAACAATAAAAGATGGTGTTAGAGGTATGCAGTTTATTTATGCTGCTGTTTCTAGTGATAAAAATAACGCTGCTTGGACAACTCTTTAA
- a CDS encoding family 16 glycoside hydrolase, whose translation MRKFMLLCSLILLIASCKREEVKFSQAAVKKEMKKKAKNYLPFTHIELNDLSGFKPTGKNWKIVGDVIADRTKRRTVTSSPGSGILLNTNDAKKNKNLFTSFDHGDIELELDILVPAQSNSGIYFQGRYEVQIFDSWNKKQPKYGDMGGIYQRWNKTAPKGKEGYEGTSPRINAAKAPGLWQHLKVIFHAPKFNKQGKKIKNAWFEKVWLNGVLIQENVSVTGTTRGGVNTNEKPRDPLMIQGDHGPVAFKNIKYKLYEGNKFKLSRLKRAEYKSVKNKLENLDTFPLVKSEKTKTFTLADVTTKKDKKMIIYTGVLEIPETGKYLFDAHNGGVSQLFLDDKLFINMRGSNMRNAYIKTTQLKKGKIPFKLIYNQNAPWKRGFTLEVEGPGMQKYSLQENADWMTNDFDPLKGIIIEPKDKPVMQRSFVAHNGVKHTHCISVGTPQGVHYSYNLATGSLLKVWDGSFLNTTHMWLSRGYEQLGEPIGFKVSLHGDLEFAKLENENTLWPIPLPENKGFKQLGYELNEDRMPTFSYEIDGTTVTNSFTIPEGNRQLNRTITTSKARDLWYKIAEGESIKTLANQTYIINNESYYIDFSANKDLTPIVRTVDGKDELIVKIPNGSNTINYSIIW comes from the coding sequence ATGAGAAAATTTATGCTTTTGTGCAGCCTAATTTTACTAATTGCTTCTTGTAAAAGAGAAGAAGTAAAATTCTCTCAAGCTGCAGTAAAAAAGGAAATGAAAAAGAAAGCTAAAAACTATTTGCCATTTACTCATATTGAGCTAAATGATCTTTCTGGATTTAAACCAACAGGTAAAAACTGGAAAATAGTTGGAGATGTAATTGCAGATCGTACAAAAAGAAGAACAGTAACTTCTTCACCAGGCTCAGGTATACTTCTTAATACTAATGATGCCAAAAAAAATAAAAACCTTTTTACTTCTTTTGATCATGGCGATATTGAACTAGAATTAGATATTTTGGTGCCTGCACAATCAAATTCCGGAATTTATTTTCAAGGTCGATATGAAGTGCAAATCTTTGATAGTTGGAATAAAAAGCAGCCTAAATATGGAGATATGGGTGGTATTTATCAACGTTGGAACAAAACAGCACCAAAAGGAAAAGAAGGTTATGAAGGAACATCACCAAGAATAAATGCAGCAAAAGCACCAGGTCTTTGGCAACATTTAAAGGTTATTTTTCATGCACCAAAATTTAACAAACAAGGCAAAAAGATAAAAAATGCTTGGTTCGAAAAAGTTTGGTTAAATGGAGTTTTAATACAAGAAAATGTAAGCGTAACTGGTACAACTCGTGGAGGTGTAAATACAAACGAAAAACCTAGAGATCCTTTAATGATTCAAGGAGATCATGGACCAGTTGCTTTTAAAAATATTAAATACAAATTATACGAAGGCAATAAATTTAAATTAAGTAGACTTAAAAGAGCTGAGTATAAAAGCGTAAAAAACAAATTAGAAAATTTAGATACTTTTCCGCTTGTTAAATCAGAAAAAACAAAAACATTTACACTAGCTGATGTTACCACTAAGAAAGACAAAAAAATGATTATTTATACAGGAGTTTTAGAAATTCCTGAAACTGGTAAATATCTTTTTGATGCGCACAATGGTGGTGTTTCTCAATTATTTTTAGATGATAAATTATTCATCAATATGAGAGGTAGCAATATGCGAAATGCCTACATTAAAACAACTCAATTAAAGAAAGGTAAAATTCCTTTTAAACTGATATACAATCAAAATGCACCTTGGAAACGTGGTTTTACTTTAGAAGTAGAAGGGCCAGGAATGCAAAAATATTCGTTGCAAGAAAATGCAGATTGGATGACCAATGATTTCGATCCGCTTAAAGGAATAATTATAGAACCTAAAGATAAACCTGTAATGCAAAGAAGTTTTGTGGCTCACAATGGCGTAAAACACACACATTGTATTTCTGTGGGTACACCTCAAGGCGTGCATTATTCTTACAATTTAGCTACAGGATCTCTATTAAAAGTTTGGGATGGCTCTTTTTTAAACACAACCCATATGTGGTTATCTCGTGGTTACGAACAATTAGGAGAACCTATAGGTTTTAAAGTCTCTTTACATGGCGATTTAGAATTTGCAAAACTTGAAAATGAAAATACACTTTGGCCAATTCCTTTGCCAGAAAACAAAGGTTTTAAGCAATTAGGCTATGAATTAAATGAAGACAGAATGCCAACTTTTTCTTACGAAATAGATGGTACAACAGTAACAAATAGTTTTACAATTCCAGAAGGCAATCGTCAATTAAACAGAACAATTACCACTTCTAAAGCTAGAGATTTATGGTATAAAATTGCAGAAGGAGAAAGCATAAAAACTTTAGCAAACCAAACTTATATTATTAATAATGAAAGTTATTATATCGATTTTTCTGCAAATAAAGATTTAACTCCGATTGTTAGAACAGTAGATGGTAAAGACGAATTAATCGTTAAAATACCAAATGGAAGTAACACTATTAACTACAGTATAATCTGGTAA
- a CDS encoding MFS transporter, with protein sequence MENINKSRLFLASCLALITTAMTFAIRARLETVFGQEGVGLTLEEIGYAFAPAFFGFTIAMIIGGPLVDFLGIKKITWFAFITHAVGIVLTIMADSMTSLFIATLFVGIGNGFVEAALNPLITSMYSDSKTKMLNRFHVWFPGGIVIGSIVGWLVMDVLGLSWQIMVGTLFVPVIIYGVMFFGQKFPVTERVQMGVSNKKMFSSIGKPLFLFMVFCMFLTAASELGTTQRIESLLKETVAVPLLVLAFINGIMALGRLFAGGAIHKLKPSGMLLFSAIFTFIGLWLLTITSGGMTFVSAGIFAVGVTFFWPTMLGFVAEYLPETGALGLSIMGGAGMFSVSLVLPIMGNLMDNEGVNEALRTMSILPAILIVAFLGLNFYMNKKNKIAKT encoded by the coding sequence ATGGAGAATATTAATAAAAGCAGGTTATTTTTAGCGAGTTGTTTAGCGTTAATTACTACTGCAATGACGTTTGCAATTAGAGCAAGATTAGAAACCGTTTTTGGACAAGAAGGTGTCGGTTTAACATTAGAAGAAATTGGTTATGCATTTGCACCTGCATTTTTTGGTTTTACAATTGCAATGATTATTGGTGGTCCTTTAGTTGATTTTCTAGGGATAAAAAAAATAACTTGGTTCGCTTTTATTACACATGCTGTTGGTATTGTTTTAACAATTATGGCAGATTCAATGACTTCACTTTTTATAGCAACACTATTTGTAGGTATTGGAAATGGATTTGTAGAAGCAGCACTTAATCCTTTAATAACATCTATGTATTCTGATAGTAAAACCAAAATGTTAAATCGTTTTCACGTTTGGTTTCCTGGTGGTATTGTAATTGGTTCAATTGTAGGTTGGCTGGTTATGGATGTTTTAGGTTTGAGTTGGCAAATTATGGTTGGTACTTTATTTGTACCAGTAATTATTTATGGAGTAATGTTTTTCGGTCAAAAATTTCCTGTTACAGAAAGAGTACAAATGGGAGTATCAAATAAAAAAATGTTTTCGAGTATTGGTAAACCTCTGTTTTTATTTATGGTTTTTTGTATGTTTTTAACAGCAGCATCAGAACTAGGAACTACACAAAGAATAGAATCACTTTTAAAAGAAACAGTAGCTGTGCCTTTATTAGTATTAGCTTTTATAAACGGAATTATGGCTTTAGGAAGGCTGTTTGCAGGTGGGGCAATTCATAAATTAAAACCATCAGGAATGTTATTGTTCTCAGCAATTTTTACATTTATTGGTTTATGGTTATTAACCATAACTTCTGGAGGAATGACTTTTGTTTCTGCAGGTATTTTTGCTGTTGGTGTTACTTTCTTTTGGCCAACAATGTTAGGTTTTGTTGCAGAATATTTACCAGAAACAGGCGCCTTAGGTCTATCTATAATGGGTGGTGCAGGTATGTTTTCTGTTTCTTTAGTATTGCCAATAATGGGAAATTTAATGGATAATGAAGGTGTAAATGAGGCATTAAGAACAATGTCTATTTTGCCTGCAATTTTAATTGTCGCCTTTTTAGGATTAAACTTTTACATGAATAAAAAAAATAAAATAGCAAAGACGTAG